GCTGACCCAGTACCTGTAGGGTATAGCTGACCCAGTACCTGACCCAGTATATGATGTGTCTCTTAAAGGTGGTGAGCGGTGGGGTCTCACTGTGTGAGAGTCAGAGTGTAACTGTGTCTCTCCCTGCAGGTATCTTTGCCTTCAAGTGTGTGAGGGCAGAGGAGATGTTCAACGTGCTGCAGGACATCATGCACAACAACAGCATCAGTGTAGTGGAGGAGCAGGTGGTGGAGCTCAACCCTATagagactactgagatgtcccgcaaaccacacactgctgctgctggtaagacctgacacacacacacacacacacacacacacacacacacacacacacacacacacacacacacacacacacacacacacacacacacacacacacacacacacacacacacacacacacacacacacacacacacacacacacacacacatacacatacacatacacacacacacacacacactgctggttAGACCTGACACACACCTGAATCgtatgtctctcctcttcccatcTCAAGGCTACTCTGTACCCACGTTACCGAACGGTATAGGACGCTACCCGTCGTTTGGTGAGGCCTCGTCGCGCCCTTCTAGCCGACACCCGTCTGTAGGCAGCGCCAGGCTGCCCTCAGTGGGAGAGGAGTCATCACACCCCCTCCTGGTCTCAGACCAGTCGGTGAGATACACCCCTTTAGTCATGGCCCCTGGTGGAGAACTGTTATTATCGTCATATGATGCGTTCCTCTGACTGAGAAGCATTGACTTGGTCGTCGTTGACGATCAGATCATTAACAACAGgttgttgttttgtctttgtatTTAGTTTGAAGATGTTGCTGATACAGAcaccttctctccatctctctctctctctctctctctctctctctctctctctctctctctcaggtccacACCTACGTAAACACTCCTGGGATACAGGATGACCGGCGCACTCGCCCCAGCAGCCACACCCTCTTGGAACTGCGGCTGTCCAATCCGGAGACGACCTCCTCGCTAGCCACCGCCCCTCCGTCTCCCACGGAGACAGACATGGATACGGAGCATCAGGTGCTGCTGGAGCCAGAAGGGGTTAAATTCATCCTGGGTCCCACCCCGGCTCAGAGGAGGCAGAAGCAGAACCCTGGGGATGAGGACAGGGAGGCTGGGTCCACACGTTCTGGGGATGAGGACAGGGAGGCTGGGTCCAGACGTTCTGGGGATGAGGACAGGGAGGCTGAGTCCAGACGTTCTGGGGATGAGGACAGGGAGGCTGAGTCCAGACGttctggggatggagagatggtgcTTGGGGTGTCTGGGTCCAGACGttctggggatggagagatggagctTGGGGTGTCTGGGTCTAACGATGAGCCCAGCTCGACAGCTTCCTCTGGGGGTCTGAACGGGAACGACTGTGTGGCGGGCGCCACCCTGGGTCTCCAGGCAGGAGACTGTGATACGGGCTATGACAGTGATGAACGCAAAGACgggccccctccccctcttcctccgaACCCaaaccctccacctctcccagggCCCAAACCCAGCACCATCTCCACCTATGAGCACCACAACGGCAACACCAGCCATCCTTATGTTTCCACCCCTGTTCCAGCCCCCAACCCCCGGCGTAACCGCCCCGCCATCCCCCTCCCTGACTCCTCCCACAATGCCAACAACTCCGCCCAGCGGCGCACGGCGCTCCTTAACTACGAGAACCTCCCGGCGCTGCCGCCGGTGTGGGAGACCGCCAGGCGCTTCTCCGAGGGAGACGAGGAGGACGAAGAGGAGGTGTATCACGGATATGGACCAAAGACGCCCTCCCTTAAcggctaccacaaccaccaccaccatcctcaccaccatcatcatcaccttcaTCACCACGGTCTGGGTCTGGACCCCATGCACAACTACGTCAACACAGAGAATGTAAATGTCTCGCTCAGCGCCAAACTGGACTCTGCGCGGATCCTTCCGCGGGGGCGGGACTCTAGCGGCGTCTGTTTGACCCCCACCGTCTTTAACTTTGACTTCCGGTCGGGGCGATTGGCGGGTGGACCGTGTGGGTTGGGGTTGGATCCCCTGAGGCAGCTGAACTACATTGAGTTGGAGATGGAGAAGGGTTCGGACTCCAGTGGGCCGCAGACACCCAAGACCCCCACCACCCCCTGTGGCCTCGGCCTGGGcagtctcctcctccccccctccacccccacgcGGAGGACCGAACTGTACGCCATGATCGACATGGAGCGCACGGCGGCCATGTCGAGCCTTCAGAAAGCACTGCCCCGTGACGACGGTACCTCTAGGAAAACCAGACACAACAGTACTGACCTTCCTATGTGAACTTCACCACGCCCTACCATACCTAGCCTACCAAGCACTGACcgcaaatggaaccctattccctatatagtgcactactatacaccagaaccctattccctatatagtgcactactatagaccagaaccctattccctatatagtgcactactttagaccagcacTATTCATAAAGTGCctgagagtaggagtgctgatcttaGATCAGTTTGACCTTTTTAGACAATAAGGAATCCGATGACCTGGACAGGGGGGGACGGGGGGgtggatctgatcctagatcagccctTCTACTCTGAGAACCCAGGGCCCAGAGGGTTCTGGTCAAAATGAGTGCATAACGACCCAGGGCCCAGAGGATTCTGGTCAAAATGTGTACATAACGACCCAGGGCCCAGAGGATTCTGGTCAAAATGAGTACATAACGACCCAGGGCCCAGAGGGTTCTGGTCAAAATGAGTGCATAACGACCCAGGGCCCAGAGGATTCTGGTCAAAATGTGTACATAACGACCCAGGGCCCAGAGGATTCTGGTCAAAATGAGTACATAACGACCCAGGGCCCAGAGGGTTCTGGTCAAAATGAGTGCATAACGACCCAGGGCCCAGAGGGTTCTGGTCAAAATGAGTACATAACGACCCAGGGCCCAGAGGGTTCTGGTCAAAATGAGTACATAACGACCCAGGGCCCAGAGGATTCTGGTCAAAATGAGTACATAACGACCCAGGGCCCAGAGGATTCTGGTCAAAATGAGTACATAACGACCCAGGGCCCAGAGGGTTCTGGTCAAAATGAGTACATAACGACCCAGGGCCCAGAGGGTTCTGGTCAAAATGAGTACATAACGACCCAGGGCCCAGATGGTTCTGGTCAAAATGAGTACATAACGACCCAGGGCCCAGAGGGTTCTGGTCAAAATGAGTACATAACGACCCAGGGCCCAGAGGGTTCTggtcaaaatgagtgcactacatagggaatagtgatCCATTTGGGACAGAACCACTGTCGGGTTCTTCAGTTGCACCTTGACCTGTGacccttgttgttgttgtcatactTTGTTTTACCTCCAAACTGAAGAAAAAAACACAACATTTGAAGACAGAAGGGCTGCAGATTTGTtgcaataaataaaaaataaaaaaagattttAAAATGTCTTATTCCTTCACAAGGAGTTACACTGTGTCCTGATagtaacctggtcccagacctgtttgtgccAGTCTGTGTCATGACAAGGAGTTACACTGTGTCCTGATagtaacctggtcccagacctgtttgtgccAGTCTGTGTCATGACAAGGAGTTACACTGTGTCCTGGTagtaacctggtcccagacctgtttgtgccAGTCTGTGTCATGACAAGGAGTTACACTGTGTCCTGATagtaacctggtcccagacctgtttgtgccAGTCTGTGTCATGACAAGGAGTGGCATGATGGCACAagcagactggtacccaggctatactGAAAGGGGACTGATGGTACCAGGTACACACCAATATAACACTATTTGATTCCTGAGGTCATTTGATACCTAATTAAAAAAGGGAGTGAAACACCTTGacttctagcctggtcccagatcagtctGTGCTCTTGTCTACTCCTTCGCTGTCAATTGTCAAGCCAAACAAATGAGTGACAGGGCGTTGGCATGAcggcacaaacagactggtacccaggctacctGTTATTCCGAGTGCCTGTGTAAGTTTAGCTTGCAGGTGATGTGCCAAACAGAGAGGTCTCTTTGAATGACGGACCTCCTCACCAATCTCTCTCTCGGTACCAATCTTTTATAGTGCCGATCATGAACTGAAATGATGTTAAAGTCAACACTCGTGTCGCTATTTGAAGGTGACTTCCTTGTTGCCCTAATGGCTGTGGACTCCAATGGTGTGTAATGTTAGTGGGCCtaccagggttgggctcaattccatttaaatactccaatggtgtgtaatgttagtgggcctaccagggttgggctcaattccatttaaatactccaatggtgtgtaatgttagtgggcctacca
Above is a genomic segment from Oncorhynchus keta strain PuntledgeMale-10-30-2019 unplaced genomic scaffold, Oket_V2 Un_contig_5015_pilon_pilon, whole genome shotgun sequence containing:
- the LOC127925067 gene encoding fibroblast growth factor receptor substrate 2-like — encoded protein: MGSYCSCPDKDFPDKHQSKFKVINVDDDGNELGSGLMELTEEELILHTRKRDTVKWPYLCLRRYGYDSNLFSFESGRRCQTGQGIFAFKCVRAEEMFNVLQDIMHNNSISVVEEQVVELNPIETTEMSRKPHTAAAGYSVPTLPNGIGRYPSFGEASSRPSSRHPSVGSARLPSVGEESSHPLLVSDQSVHTYVNTPGIQDDRRTRPSSHTLLELRLSNPETTSSLATAPPSPTETDMDTEHQVLLEPEGVKFILGPTPAQRRQKQNPGDEDREAGSTRSGDEDREAGSRRSGDEDREAESRRSGDEDREAESRRSGDGEMVLGVSGSRRSGDGEMELGVSGSNDEPSSTASSGGLNGNDCVAGATLGLQAGDCDTGYDSDERKDGPPPPLPPNPNPPPLPGPKPSTISTYEHHNGNTSHPYVSTPVPAPNPRRNRPAIPLPDSSHNANNSAQRRTALLNYENLPALPPVWETARRFSEGDEEDEEEVYHGYGPKTPSLNGYHNHHHHPHHHHHHLHHHGLGLDPMHNYVNTENVNVSLSAKLDSARILPRGRDSSGVCLTPTVFNFDFRSGRLAGGPCGLGLDPLRQLNYIELEMEKGSDSSGPQTPKTPTTPCGLGLGSLLLPPSTPTRRTELYAMIDMERTAAMSSLQKALPRDDGTSRKTRHNSTDLPM